The following proteins are encoded in a genomic region of Ammospiza caudacuta isolate bAmmCau1 chromosome 13, bAmmCau1.pri, whole genome shotgun sequence:
- the LOC131563481 gene encoding cytochrome b-c1 complex subunit Rieske, mitochondrial, producing MLSVAARAGPLAPFVSAAAHAVPGPLRPLVPAAAHREHKVPLDVKRPLLCRESLSGRAARGGLVASASLNAPTSVRCVHNDVAVPDFSAYRRQEVQDASASSQGSSDSRKGFSYLMTAATGVATAYVAKNVVTQFISSLSASADVLALSKIEIKLSDIPEGKNMAFKWRGKPLFVRHRTQAEISQEAGVDLSQLRDPQHDLDRVKKPEWVILVGVCTHLGCVPIANSGDFGGYYCPCHGSHYDASGRIRKGPAPLNLEVPTYQFIGDDTVVVG from the exons ATGCTGTCCGTGGCCGCCCGCGCCGGGCCCTTGGCGCCCTTCGTGTCCGCCGCCGCGCACGCCGTGCCCGGCCCGCTCCGCCCGCTCGTCCCGGCCGCCGCGCACCGCGAACACAAGGTGCCGCTGGACGTGAAGCGGCCTCTGCTCTGCCGGGAGTCCCTgagcggccgcgccgcccgcgGGGGGCTCGTCGCCAGCGCCAGCCTGAACG CCCCCACCAGCGTGCGCTGTGTCCACAACGATGTGGCCGTGCCCGACTTCTCTGCCTACCGCCGCCAGGAGGTGCAGGATGCCAGCGCctcctcccagggcagcagcgACTCCAGGAAAGGCTTCTCCTACCTGATGACTGCAGCCACAGGTGTAGCAACAGCCTACGTCGCCAAGAATGTCGTCACCCAGTTCATTTCCAGCCTGAGTGCCTCTGCTGACGTGCTGGCCTTGTCCAAGATTGAGATCAAGCTGTCTGACATTCCAGAAGGCAAGAACATGGCTTTCAAGTGGAGAGGGAAGCCCCTGTTTGTGCGTCACAGAACCCAGGCAGAGATCAGTCAGGAGGCTGGAGTGGATCTGTCCCAGCTGAGGGATCCTCAGCACGACCTGGACAGAGTGAAGAAGCCCGAGTGGGTGATCCTGGTGGGGGTGTGCACTCacctgggctgtgtccccatcGCCAACTCGGGCGATTTCGGCGGCTACTACTGCCCCTGCCACGGCTCCCACTACGACGCCTCTGGCAGGATCAGGAAAGGCCCCGCGCCCTTAAACCTCGAGGTCCCAACTTACCAGTTCATTGGGGATGACACGGTGGTGGTTGGCTGA